GATCAGCTTGATGAGCGGATGCGCGAGAAAGGTTATTACCGTCAGCAATAGCGGCTGTACCAGCTTTGGGTTGATTTATGCCAGCCCACAAGACACCGATGGCACCAAGCGTCAGGTGTTAAACCATAACGAAACTTACGAGGCCATTTGTCCTACAAAGCCTCTGAACAAAAAAGAGAGCAATCAATGACAGATGTAATCGACCAAGCCGCCAAGTTAGAACAGCGGCAGCGAGATGCTGCTATTGCCCGAGCAAGGCAAGTGACCGAACAAAAACCGCAAATGATTGATGGTGACACTATTGTGTGTGCGTGTTGTGGTGAGCCTATTCCATTAAAAAGATTAGAAATCAACCCTGCTGCCACTTTATGCGTAGCGTGTAAATCACAGTTAGAAAAGGAACGATGAGTGGACATTAATGATTTAAAA
This portion of the Vibrio algicola genome encodes:
- a CDS encoding TraR/DksA C4-type zinc finger protein translates to MTDVIDQAAKLEQRQRDAAIARARQVTEQKPQMIDGDTIVCACCGEPIPLKRLEINPAATLCVACKSQLEKER